The following nucleotide sequence is from Ignavibacteriales bacterium.
AGTTGAATTTCTATTGGCTAGAAATTCAAATTATCATACACATGATGATTGCCGGAGTGAGTATTTATTTTTTGGCGAAGGAGTTCGGCCTCTTAAACTTTGCCGCTCTGTTCACCGGTGTGATTTTCTCATTGTCTGGATTCATGATCTCTCATGTAATCCACCATACAATCATCTGTCATATTGCATGGCTTCCTCTTATAATACTTCTTTTCCGTCGTGCCGTTCTACAACACTCTCTTATTACAATGATTTTAGGTGGAATGGTGCTCGGTAATGTGATACTCGCCGGTTCACCGCAGGTATCTTTATACATTATGTTTTTTCTTCTCATCTATTTTATCTTCGAACTGTTGAATGGTTGGAAAGAAAACTCTATTTCTGGCTCGGTTAAGAAAAGTTCAATCGCAATCGGATTTGTTATAATCGCTCTCGCCTTCACCGCAATACAGTTGTTACCGACGATTGAATTAGCTCCATTATCGCAGCGTGCTGAAATTACATATGAAAAATCACAGGAAGGCCAGCTTGTTTGGCAGCAGTTAATTACTTTCATCATTCCTAAATATTTTGGATCAAGCGGCGCTGAGGGTTCGACTTATTGGGGAAATGGGGCATACTGGGTTTACTGGGAAACATGTTTTTATCTTGGTATTCCGGCATTTATTCTGATTATATTCTCGATGACCAGATTTCGGGCAAATCGTTATATCATTTTCTTTTTCAGCATAGGGATATTTTCTGTACTTTATGCATTGGGAGATAATTTTATTCTGCATAATTTCTTCTTTCATTATATACCGGGGTTCGATAAGTTTCGCAGTGTGGGGCGCATTATGCTGATATCGGCTTTTAGTTTTTCGCTACTGGCTGGTTTTGGAATCCAGGCAATGTTCGATCTTATTAATCAATCGCCTCAAAAATTTAAAAAGATTTTGATCGGGATAGGTGCCATCGTGATAATCCTATTTCTTCTAAGCCTGGCAGGGTGGATGCAAGGCGGTGTTGACCGCAGAGTGGCAGATCAAATACATGCGAATACCGTTGAAGCATCGACTTCAATGTTGCTAATTTCGTTAACATCTGTTGGTTTAATATTTTTGATAAGCCGACGGTTTTCAGCGTTTATAATGTTAGGCGCTTTGTTGATCGTTCTATTTATTGATATCAATCTATTCGGTTTTAACCATAACAATGGAACGACTAATCCCGACGAATATTACCGCAGGACTGAAAGTTTGGTGCGATCGCTGCGAGAAGCGGGACAACAAGAATATTTCAGGGTCAATTCGCGCCGCGAGAATACCATGATACTGGATAGAAACCAGGGAATGATTGACCGTATCTTTATGATGGAAGGATATACACCGCTCTCGCTTCAAAGAAATTATCCTATCGTGAAAGACTTCGATCGTGCGTGCGATTTACTGAACGCAAAGTATCAGCTCGTTGTTGATGAATCACGCCGATTAATGGACCTCGTTCCTTCTAAAACATATTTACCTCGCGTTTTTTTCGTTTATGATTCAAAGATAATCACCAACGAAGATTCTGCCCGTGCGTATATGATTCGTGATGAATTCAATCCACGATCTACAGCAGTGTTTGAGCGAGATCCTCAATTTACAGTTGATGGAATTTCCGGAGATGGAAAGGCGGTTATCACATCATACTCTTTGAATAAAATTTCAGTTCAAGCAGAAACTCCGAAAAATGGATTATTAATTCTAAGTGAAATATTTTATCCAGGATGGAATGCATATATCGACGGTACGCTTACGCCAATTCATAGGGTTGATTGGTGTTTAAGAGCAATACCGGTGAAATCGGGGAGACATGAAATAGTTTTACGTTTTGAACCCGAGAGTTTTCGCATAGGTTCATTGATAACATTTTCAACGCTGTTGATATCAGTAGTGTCTATTCTGTTTATCCAAATCAAGAAGAAAAAGTAAATTAGAACATCCGGAAAAACAATAATGAAATATTCAATTATCATCCCAGTTTATAACGAAGAGGCGATTATCCCGGAGTTATCTCGCCGCTTGAAACTAATTCTTGATAGAATGAATATGGAGGCAGAAATAATATTTGTTGACGACTGCAGCGTCGATAAAACTTTTAGTATGATTGAATCACTTCATCAAACAGATTCCCGTTTTAAAGTAATTCGTCTTGCGCGCAATTTCGGACATCAGATAGCTATTACCGCCGGAATGGAATTCACGGAAGGAGAAGCGGTGATACTTATGGATGGAGATCTTCAAGATCCTCCTGAATTATTACCTGATTTGTTAGCAAAGTGGTCTGAAGGTTACGATGTAGTCTATACGATAAAAAGGAGCAGAAAAGAAAACGCCTTAAAATGGTTAGCATTCACGTCTTTTTACAGGGTGATGCATATATTTTCTTCGATATCAATTCCTATGGAAGCCGGTAATTTTTCTCTTATGGACCGGAAAGTTGTTGATGTAATACGATCCATGCCTGAAAGGAATCGATATATAAGCGGAATGCGTGCGTGGGCCGGTTTTAGGCAAACAGGCGTAGAATTCGATCGCGAAGCACGCTATGCTGGTAAACCGAAAATGTCTATTAGAAAACTTATTGATCTCGCCTTGGATGGATTGATATCGTTTTCGAATGCGCCTCTGCGGCTTGCAATTTACGTGGGACTTGCTGTTGCGGTAATCTCATTCATCGGCGGCTTATATGTTATCTATGAAAAATTATTCACTGATAAGGCAATCCTCGGTTGGGCATCTACAATTGTTGCAATCACTTTCATAGGCAGCATGGTTTTGCTTACGCTCGGAGTGATCGGAGAATATATCGGGCGTATTTACGATGAAGTAAAGCACCGCCCTATTTACATTGTGAAAGATAAAGTAGGTATTTGATTGGTGACGTTCTAAACGAGAAATATTCTTACGCAATTTTAATCTTTCTTCTTATTCATTGACTTGGCAGCAGAGCATAATATCAATTACCTGAAGTGGGATGTTTTAAGAAAATACACTCCGTCTTGGATACGACTGAAGTATTTCCCATATCTCATCGGCATCATTTATATGATTTCGATAATTGTAATTGCCATGATCTGGCACAAGATAGGTGATTACAGCGTCGAGACAGATTTTTACTGGACATACGCGCCTCAGGCGGCAAAATTATCTAGCGGTGAACTTACAATCGATGATTTTAAAGGTCCAGGATATACAATCCTTCTTTCCATCGTAAACTTGTTGACAGCGGATTATTTTATTGCCGGGATATTTATTTCCGCGATCTCTGCCGGAATAGTTTTAATCATGTTGTACAAATTGCTTGCTAAATATTTCAGTTACGATGTTAGCTTGCTGGTCGTATTGATGACAATTGCCAATAAAATATTTGTGCAATACTCTTACACAGCGAGCACCGATATGGTATTTTATGCTTTAATAATGATTTCTATCTACGTATTTTGGTCCAATCAGAAATTGTCCGGAAACCGATTCGCGTTTTGCGGGGCGCTGAGCGGATTTACATATCTTGTGAGATACAATGGCGTATTTTTACTTTTCGTTTTTGTATTCTTAATTTTGCTAATGAATATATTCAATGAATCGATCAAAAAACGCTTATACTATATTTTATTTTTTATTTCAGGATATTTATCGGTGGTATTACCTTGGTCACTACTTTTGTATATCAATACCGGAGATATGTTTTATCAAAAGAATTACCTAAACATAGCATTTGAACTTTACGGTAAAAGGTATTTTTCATGGGATGATTGGTGGACACAAGAGTCTTACAAATATAAATCGTTCGCAGGGGTCATCTTTCATGAACCGCTGACATTTTTCAAGGTTTCTTTAATGAATGTTTATTATCACCTGCTTGATGATCTTGTCTTCTTAATTGATTACTGGATCGGATTGTTTTCTTTATTAGCAATCATCATGCTGAAAATATTCAAGCTCGAGAAAAAACAACTTGCAATAATTATTTTCGGAGTAGCTTATTTTACTTCCTTGCTACCTGTTTTCTATGCAGAAAGATTTACACTCCCACTCATGTCAATATATTTCCTGCTTGCCGTTATCTTTTTCGCTTGGGTAGTGTCAAAGAAATTTAAGATTATGAATCATACAATTATTTTAGCAATAATTTCAATTTTACTCCTGCTATCTGCATTTTATACAGTATATTACAATGCTGGACAGATAGTTCTGGGACCCAAAGATGTTTTGAATATTTCCTCGGATTTTTATAAAAACTTTTCGTCAAGCGAAAAAGGAAAAGTTATCATTGCGAGGAAGCCCCAAATTGCCTATCAACTCCAGATGAAATTTGAGCAATTTCCAAATGTGACAGATATAAACCAATTGGTTTCAGAAATTCGAAAAAAGCGTGTAGATTATTTATATTTTAGTTCTATTGAAGCAAAAATGAGACCTCAATTTAAAAAAATTTTCAGAGGTGATGCAGCTCCCCCCGGATTTGAATTGGTTGCGATATCGAAGAATCCTGTCGCCCTGTTATACAAAATTAATTTGGATAGACTTTTAATAGAATGATTGGTATTAACTCAAATATTTCAACCAGTGATCAATCCGAAAAAGTTTTGGGATTATTCATAT
It contains:
- a CDS encoding YfhO family protein, which translates into the protein MTKGKTKTSIGMPHIKDWHAVIIICSLVAIFFRDILLQKAFFWDDFLYQYYPYRNFSAVSLSGGELPLWNPYTFSGSPFQADIQSAVFYIPNLILTLFVAGGKLNFYWLEIQIIIHMMIAGVSIYFLAKEFGLLNFAALFTGVIFSLSGFMISHVIHHTIICHIAWLPLIILLFRRAVLQHSLITMILGGMVLGNVILAGSPQVSLYIMFFLLIYFIFELLNGWKENSISGSVKKSSIAIGFVIIALAFTAIQLLPTIELAPLSQRAEITYEKSQEGQLVWQQLITFIIPKYFGSSGAEGSTYWGNGAYWVYWETCFYLGIPAFILIIFSMTRFRANRYIIFFFSIGIFSVLYALGDNFILHNFFFHYIPGFDKFRSVGRIMLISAFSFSLLAGFGIQAMFDLINQSPQKFKKILIGIGAIVIILFLLSLAGWMQGGVDRRVADQIHANTVEASTSMLLISLTSVGLIFLISRRFSAFIMLGALLIVLFIDINLFGFNHNNGTTNPDEYYRRTESLVRSLREAGQQEYFRVNSRRENTMILDRNQGMIDRIFMMEGYTPLSLQRNYPIVKDFDRACDLLNAKYQLVVDESRRLMDLVPSKTYLPRVFFVYDSKIITNEDSARAYMIRDEFNPRSTAVFERDPQFTVDGISGDGKAVITSYSLNKISVQAETPKNGLLILSEIFYPGWNAYIDGTLTPIHRVDWCLRAIPVKSGRHEIVLRFEPESFRIGSLITFSTLLISVVSILFIQIKKKK
- a CDS encoding glycosyltransferase family 2 protein; amino-acid sequence: MKYSIIIPVYNEEAIIPELSRRLKLILDRMNMEAEIIFVDDCSVDKTFSMIESLHQTDSRFKVIRLARNFGHQIAITAGMEFTEGEAVILMDGDLQDPPELLPDLLAKWSEGYDVVYTIKRSRKENALKWLAFTSFYRVMHIFSSISIPMEAGNFSLMDRKVVDVIRSMPERNRYISGMRAWAGFRQTGVEFDREARYAGKPKMSIRKLIDLALDGLISFSNAPLRLAIYVGLAVAVISFIGGLYVIYEKLFTDKAILGWASTIVAITFIGSMVLLTLGVIGEYIGRIYDEVKHRPIYIVKDKVGI
- a CDS encoding glycosyltransferase family 39 protein, which gives rise to MISIIVIAMIWHKIGDYSVETDFYWTYAPQAAKLSSGELTIDDFKGPGYTILLSIVNLLTADYFIAGIFISAISAGIVLIMLYKLLAKYFSYDVSLLVVLMTIANKIFVQYSYTASTDMVFYALIMISIYVFWSNQKLSGNRFAFCGALSGFTYLVRYNGVFLLFVFVFLILLMNIFNESIKKRLYYILFFISGYLSVVLPWSLLLYINTGDMFYQKNYLNIAFELYGKRYFSWDDWWTQESYKYKSFAGVIFHEPLTFFKVSLMNVYYHLLDDLVFLIDYWIGLFSLLAIIMLKIFKLEKKQLAIIIFGVAYFTSLLPVFYAERFTLPLMSIYFLLAVIFFAWVVSKKFKIMNHTIILAIISILLLLSAFYTVYYNAGQIVLGPKDVLNISSDFYKNFSSSEKGKVIIARKPQIAYQLQMKFEQFPNVTDINQLVSEIRKKRVDYLYFSSIEAKMRPQFKKIFRGDAAPPGFELVAISKNPVALLYKINLDRLLIE